The following are encoded in a window of Roseimaritima ulvae genomic DNA:
- a CDS encoding CRTAC1 family protein, translated as MNKPIVKTNVEEIEIEERDDAVIGRALLASLVVFVVLAATGGGVAYWLSRPEAAPPLRETELAPVAVRARPTVEAPVVNFTDITDAAGIAFVHNNGARGDKLLPETMGGGCAFLDYDNDGDQDILFVNSKDWPWDEASDRSQTAALYRNQDGQFEDVTKGSGLDVPLYGMGAAIGDFDNDGLVDVFLTAVGANRLFRNLGEGRFEDITESAGVAGEADRWSTSAGWFDYDNDGDLDLFVCNYVLWSREFDSSQGFQLVGGGRAYGRPQNFEGTFPYLYRNDGKGRFTDVSEGAGVQIRNAATGVPLAKSLGLAFCDFDGNGALDVVLANDTVQNLLLQNDGQGRFSDVGTLTGIAFDQTGNARGAMGVDVAALRDRQSLGVAIGNFSNEMTALYVTRAGEMNFYDEAVSTGLGPSTRLLLTFGVVYLDYDLDGRSDLLCANGHLEEDINRVQPSQHYEQPPQLFWNAGPQQGTEFLPVDEQQVGADLLEPMVGRGATYADIDNDGDLDILLTASGRRPRLLRNDQQLQHHWLRLQLVGNGESCNRDAIGSWVEVTAGGQVQRKQVMPTRSYLSQVELPLTFGLDDADAVEKVTVTWSDGSQQELQDLQVDQTHVVRQAP; from the coding sequence ATGAATAAACCGATTGTCAAAACCAACGTTGAAGAAATCGAAATCGAAGAACGCGATGACGCGGTGATCGGCCGCGCGTTGCTGGCTTCGCTGGTGGTGTTTGTCGTGCTGGCTGCCACGGGCGGTGGGGTGGCTTATTGGCTCAGTCGGCCCGAGGCCGCGCCGCCGCTGCGGGAAACCGAACTGGCGCCAGTCGCCGTCCGGGCTCGGCCCACCGTCGAGGCCCCGGTGGTCAACTTTACCGACATCACCGACGCGGCGGGCATCGCGTTTGTTCACAATAACGGTGCTCGCGGCGACAAACTGCTTCCCGAAACGATGGGCGGTGGCTGCGCCTTCTTGGATTATGACAACGACGGCGACCAGGACATCCTGTTTGTCAATTCCAAAGATTGGCCCTGGGATGAAGCCAGTGACCGCTCGCAAACGGCGGCCCTGTATCGCAATCAGGACGGCCAGTTTGAAGACGTTACTAAAGGTTCGGGATTGGACGTTCCGCTGTATGGCATGGGCGCCGCCATCGGGGACTTTGATAACGATGGGCTGGTGGACGTGTTCCTGACCGCCGTGGGGGCAAACCGACTGTTCCGCAATCTCGGCGAAGGTCGGTTTGAGGACATCACCGAATCGGCGGGCGTCGCCGGCGAAGCGGATCGTTGGAGCACCAGTGCTGGCTGGTTTGACTACGACAACGATGGCGATCTAGATCTGTTTGTCTGCAACTATGTGTTGTGGAGTCGTGAGTTCGATTCGTCGCAAGGGTTTCAACTGGTCGGTGGCGGCCGGGCCTACGGACGGCCTCAAAACTTTGAGGGCACGTTCCCCTATCTGTACCGCAACGATGGCAAGGGACGTTTTACGGATGTCTCCGAGGGCGCGGGGGTGCAAATTCGCAATGCCGCCACCGGCGTGCCGCTGGCCAAATCCTTGGGGCTGGCCTTCTGCGACTTCGACGGCAACGGCGCGCTGGACGTCGTGCTGGCCAATGACACCGTGCAGAATCTGCTGCTGCAAAACGATGGCCAGGGGCGGTTCAGCGACGTGGGCACGTTGACCGGGATCGCCTTCGATCAGACCGGTAACGCTCGCGGAGCGATGGGCGTCGATGTGGCCGCGCTGCGTGATCGCCAATCGCTGGGCGTGGCGATCGGAAACTTTTCTAACGAGATGACGGCCTTGTACGTGACCCGAGCCGGAGAGATGAATTTTTATGACGAAGCTGTGTCGACCGGGCTGGGACCGAGCACTCGGTTGCTGCTGACCTTTGGCGTCGTCTATCTGGACTACGATCTGGACGGACGCAGCGACTTGTTGTGCGCCAATGGGCATCTGGAAGAAGATATCAATCGTGTCCAACCCAGCCAGCACTACGAACAACCCCCTCAACTGTTCTGGAATGCGGGGCCCCAGCAAGGCACCGAATTCCTGCCGGTCGATGAGCAACAGGTGGGGGCCGATTTGTTAGAGCCGATGGTGGGCCGTGGGGCGACCTATGCCGACATCGACAACGACGGCGACTTGGACATCCTGCTGACCGCTTCGGGACGCCGCCCGCGGCTGCTGCGAAACGACCAGCAGCTGCAGCATCATTGGTTGCGATTGCAACTGGTGGGCAACGGCGAGTCCTGCAACCGAGACGCCATCGGCAGCTGGGTGGAAGTCACCGCCGGCGGTCAGGTGCAGCGAAAGCAGGTCATGCCGACACGCAGCTATTTGTCGCAAGTCGAGTTGCCGCTGACCTTTGGTCTCGACGATGCCGACGCCGTCGAAAAGGTCACGGTCACGTGGAGCGACGGCAGCCAGCAGGAGCTGCAGGATTTGCAGGTCGATCAGACGCATGTCGTGCGACAGGCTCCCTAA
- the moaA gene encoding GTP 3',8-cyclase MoaA produces MHHGPDFPTDPPAAPADAGEPRLIDSLGRSHHSLRISVTDRCNIRCFYCMPAENVQFLPKTEILSFEEIHRLVSLLAGVGIRNLRLTGGEPLVRKDLPDLVRLLARVPGIEDIALTTNGMLLQPQAMELRAAGLRRVNISLDTLHEATFEKISRRQGLDRVIAGIDAATAAGFDEVRLNALAIRGVVEQEAVSLVEFASARQLTMRFIEFMPLDADRRWDSQQVLSGDELLRMLEQHFGPAKPLGRQTAAQPASDYGFAGGQRVGLIRPVTAPFCGACDRLRLTAEGGLRNCLFSQQQWSLREPLRCGGSDQEILRLVRSCVAAKQPGHLIDQPGFEQPDRAMYQIGG; encoded by the coding sequence ATGCATCACGGGCCCGACTTTCCGACCGACCCCCCTGCTGCCCCAGCTGATGCGGGCGAACCGCGGTTGATCGATTCGCTGGGCCGATCCCATCACAGCTTGCGGATCAGCGTGACCGATCGCTGCAATATCCGCTGCTTCTACTGCATGCCGGCCGAAAACGTCCAGTTCTTACCGAAGACCGAGATCTTGTCGTTTGAAGAGATTCACCGCCTGGTGTCGTTGCTGGCCGGCGTGGGAATTCGCAACCTTCGGCTGACCGGTGGCGAACCGCTGGTTCGCAAAGACCTGCCCGATTTGGTCCGCCTGTTGGCCCGCGTCCCGGGGATCGAAGACATCGCCTTGACGACCAATGGGATGTTGCTGCAGCCGCAAGCCATGGAGTTGCGAGCGGCGGGGCTGCGGCGGGTGAACATCAGCTTGGATACGCTGCACGAAGCCACGTTCGAAAAAATTAGTCGCCGGCAGGGACTCGATCGCGTGATCGCAGGAATCGATGCCGCCACGGCAGCCGGTTTTGATGAAGTGCGTTTGAACGCGCTGGCGATTCGCGGTGTGGTCGAACAGGAAGCCGTGTCGTTGGTCGAGTTCGCCTCGGCGCGGCAGCTGACAATGCGGTTCATCGAATTCATGCCGCTCGACGCCGACCGCCGCTGGGATTCGCAACAAGTTCTCTCGGGCGACGAATTGCTGCGGATGTTGGAGCAGCATTTCGGACCCGCCAAGCCGCTGGGCCGGCAGACCGCAGCTCAGCCAGCCAGCGACTACGGCTTCGCCGGCGGTCAACGTGTGGGACTGATCCGCCCCGTCACCGCGCCGTTTTGCGGCGCCTGCGATCGTTTGCGGTTAACGGCCGAAGGCGGATTGCGGAACTGTTTGTTTTCGCAGCAACAGTGGTCGCTGCGTGAACCGCTGCGCTGCGGCGGCAGCGATCAAGAGATTCTTCGATTGGTGCGGTCCTGTGTGGCGGCCAAGCAACCCGGGCATCTGATCGACCAACCCGGCTTCGAACAACCCGACCGAGCGATGTACCAGATCGGCGGTTGA
- a CDS encoding M48 family metalloprotease codes for MELILDVTPLPYHQQIRDYLQRQQREVWEWYASNRVQDKQADAVRFELLKSTYRVDRDSQPQLYEQADQVARELGLDVSVTIYQTQNPQGLNASLAYLPNEAHIVFHGAVADTLNHQEIRALLGHELSHLLLWQGWDGEYLIVDQVLSALTCDPNADTPHLESARLFQLYSEIFCDRGALAVVQDAKTVVAMLVKVMTGVADVNAESYLRQAEEILQDPNVRADDYTHPEAYIRASAIQLWADKDPQADDKISRMIEGPLRLQQLDLLSQQRVARLTRQLIDLLLAAPWMRTDAVLAHARLFYHDYDPPSAVVGDGELVEAFADVDDSLRDYACYLLLDFVTSDRDLEEFPLAAALTHSERLGFKPRFTDIARKELRLRKKQIEKIDQDKTDLLAKAAAAIATT; via the coding sequence GTGGAATTGATTCTTGACGTGACCCCCCTGCCCTACCATCAACAGATTCGCGACTACCTGCAGCGCCAGCAGCGTGAGGTGTGGGAGTGGTATGCGTCGAATCGCGTTCAGGACAAACAAGCCGACGCAGTGCGATTCGAATTGCTCAAATCCACTTACCGCGTCGATCGTGACTCCCAACCTCAGTTGTACGAACAGGCCGATCAGGTGGCCCGCGAGTTGGGGTTGGACGTGTCGGTGACGATCTACCAGACGCAGAATCCCCAGGGGCTCAACGCCTCGCTGGCTTACCTGCCCAATGAAGCGCACATCGTTTTTCATGGTGCGGTTGCCGACACGTTGAACCACCAGGAAATCCGCGCGCTGCTGGGCCATGAATTGAGCCATCTGCTGCTGTGGCAGGGATGGGACGGCGAATACCTGATCGTCGATCAGGTGCTGAGTGCCTTGACCTGCGATCCCAATGCTGACACGCCGCACCTGGAATCCGCTCGACTGTTTCAGTTGTACAGCGAGATCTTCTGCGACCGCGGGGCCCTGGCGGTGGTTCAGGATGCCAAAACCGTGGTGGCGATGCTGGTCAAAGTGATGACCGGCGTGGCGGACGTGAACGCGGAAAGTTATCTGCGGCAAGCCGAAGAGATCTTGCAGGATCCCAACGTGCGAGCCGACGACTACACCCATCCCGAAGCCTACATCCGGGCTTCGGCGATTCAGTTATGGGCTGACAAGGACCCGCAGGCCGACGACAAAATCAGCCGTATGATCGAGGGCCCGCTCCGCCTGCAGCAACTCGATCTGCTTAGCCAACAACGCGTCGCTCGGCTCACTCGGCAATTGATCGACCTGTTACTGGCAGCCCCCTGGATGCGGACCGATGCGGTGTTGGCCCACGCCCGCCTGTTTTACCATGACTACGACCCACCCTCCGCGGTCGTGGGCGATGGCGAACTGGTGGAGGCGTTTGCCGACGTCGATGATTCGCTCCGCGATTACGCCTGTTACCTGCTGTTGGACTTTGTTACGTCGGATCGCGACCTGGAAGAATTCCCCTTGGCGGCGGCGTTGACGCACAGCGAACGCTTGGGATTCAAACCACGGTTCACCGACATCGCTCGCAAAGAATTGCGTCTGCGCAAAAAACAGATCGAGAAAATCGATCAGGATAAAACCGACCTGCTTGCCAAAGCCGCCGCGGCGATCGCCACAACATGA
- a CDS encoding tetratricopeptide repeat protein has translation MASLSTRSASSAAPAKKKKYVRAVGPKLRRLLYAIFVLVALLFANSGYLSSVTFLEWLRGETYQDYYYQYMFLAHVVMGLLLVVPLVVFGFVHMWNTKDRRNRRAVRIGYVLFGVSLALLISGILLVRIGGFDLKQPLARSTVYWLHVACPLAVIWLYWLHRLAGPRIKWRIGFSFGAVTAMAIVAMVAMQMQDPRRWNAVGPDSGVQYFEPSLARTSSGNFIPAETLMNDQYCLKCHADIHKDWSDSVHRFSSFNNAPYFASVSETRAVSLKRDGNVQASRWCAGCHDPVPFFSGAFDDPNFDMLKHETASAGITCTACHAITNVNSVRGNADYTIEEPLHYPFAYSDNAVLQWVNNQLVKAKPSFHKRTFLKPFHKTAEFCSTCHKVHLPEALNHYKEFLRGQNHYDPYLFSGVSGHGARSFYYPPKAVDNCSQCHMPLVPSNDFGAQMFAGAKELSVHDHLFPSANTGIAWLRDRDDIIKAHQDYLKDVMRVDIFGIREGGEIDGKLIAPLRPEVPTLEPGQRYLLETVIRTLKLGHLFSQGTVDSNEIWLDVVVRSGDRVIGRSGSLDPKNGNEVDPWSHFVNVFMLDKDGNRIDRRNPEDIFTPLYNHQIPPGAGQTVHYELQLPDDLTAPVTVELKLQYRKFDQQYMDFVARRNQEFGRTIRGHVPGQSYVNRLPITTMAVDTVTFPVAGVEAKVENEPRDIPTWQRWNDYGIGLLLKGKAELRQAEAAFVEVERLDRYDGPLNLARVLNTEGRLDEAVEALQRAEAYSDTEGFPRWTWAWLSGVINSQQGRLEEAEQNLRSVLEDRTEDMRNRGFDFSLDIEVINLLGRTLFDLGNVRSRQQREEESRRYYSDAVARFERTLEIDPENVTAHYNLHLLYEALGEQEKAAEHQVLHLRYKPDDNAKGRAIRLARQKYPAADYAAEAVVKYQLQRNLDIGLETPTPEPSDDAPQTPSAPQTQQGQDDE, from the coding sequence ATGGCTTCGTTGTCCACTCGCAGTGCGTCCTCGGCGGCGCCTGCCAAGAAGAAGAAATATGTTCGCGCGGTAGGTCCCAAATTGCGGCGGTTGCTGTACGCAATTTTTGTGTTGGTGGCGCTGCTGTTTGCCAATTCGGGCTATTTGTCCAGCGTCACCTTTCTGGAATGGTTGCGCGGTGAAACTTATCAAGACTATTACTACCAGTACATGTTCTTGGCGCATGTGGTCATGGGCTTGTTGCTGGTGGTCCCGTTGGTGGTGTTTGGATTTGTCCATATGTGGAACACCAAAGACCGCCGCAATCGCCGTGCGGTGCGGATCGGGTACGTGTTGTTTGGAGTCAGTTTGGCATTATTGATCAGCGGGATTCTGCTGGTTCGCATCGGTGGATTCGATCTGAAACAACCCTTGGCCCGCAGCACCGTGTATTGGTTGCACGTGGCCTGTCCATTGGCCGTGATTTGGCTGTATTGGCTGCACCGTCTGGCGGGGCCCCGGATCAAATGGCGAATCGGATTTAGTTTTGGGGCAGTGACCGCGATGGCGATCGTGGCCATGGTGGCGATGCAGATGCAAGACCCGCGGCGTTGGAATGCGGTGGGCCCGGATTCGGGCGTGCAGTACTTCGAACCCTCCTTGGCGCGGACCTCGTCGGGCAATTTTATTCCCGCCGAAACGCTGATGAATGACCAGTATTGCCTAAAGTGCCATGCGGACATTCACAAGGACTGGAGCGACAGCGTGCATCGCTTCAGTTCCTTCAACAACGCGCCCTACTTTGCCAGTGTCAGTGAAACCCGCGCGGTTTCGCTCAAACGCGACGGCAACGTCCAGGCTTCGCGATGGTGCGCGGGTTGCCACGATCCGGTGCCCTTCTTTTCCGGAGCGTTTGATGATCCCAATTTCGATATGCTGAAGCATGAAACCGCGTCGGCTGGGATCACCTGCACCGCTTGCCACGCGATCACCAACGTCAACAGCGTGCGCGGTAATGCGGACTACACCATCGAAGAACCGCTGCACTATCCCTTCGCCTACAGCGACAACGCGGTCCTGCAGTGGGTTAACAACCAGTTGGTCAAAGCCAAACCCTCGTTCCACAAACGCACGTTCTTAAAACCTTTCCATAAAACCGCCGAGTTCTGTTCGACTTGCCACAAGGTGCATCTGCCCGAGGCGTTGAACCACTACAAAGAGTTCCTCCGCGGCCAGAACCACTACGACCCCTACTTGTTCAGCGGCGTTTCGGGGCACGGGGCACGCAGTTTTTATTACCCACCCAAAGCTGTCGACAATTGCAGTCAGTGTCACATGCCGTTGGTGCCCTCGAACGATTTTGGCGCCCAGATGTTTGCCGGGGCGAAGGAGTTGAGCGTTCACGACCACCTGTTTCCCTCGGCCAACACCGGCATCGCCTGGCTCCGCGATCGCGACGATATTATCAAGGCGCATCAGGACTATCTGAAGGACGTAATGCGGGTCGACATCTTTGGGATCCGTGAGGGCGGCGAGATCGATGGCAAACTGATCGCTCCGCTGCGTCCCGAAGTGCCCACGCTCGAACCCGGTCAGCGGTATCTGTTGGAGACCGTAATTCGAACGCTGAAGCTGGGGCACCTGTTCTCTCAAGGAACCGTCGACTCCAACGAAATCTGGTTGGACGTTGTCGTCCGCAGCGGTGATCGCGTGATCGGTCGCAGCGGTTCGCTGGATCCGAAAAACGGCAACGAAGTGGATCCTTGGTCCCACTTCGTCAACGTGTTCATGCTGGACAAAGACGGCAATCGCATCGATCGACGCAATCCGGAAGACATTTTTACACCGCTGTATAACCACCAAATCCCACCCGGTGCGGGGCAGACGGTGCATTATGAACTGCAGCTGCCCGACGATCTGACGGCGCCGGTGACCGTGGAGTTGAAACTGCAGTATCGCAAGTTCGACCAGCAGTACATGGACTTCGTCGCCCGCCGCAACCAAGAGTTCGGACGCACGATTCGCGGGCACGTGCCCGGCCAGTCGTACGTCAACCGGTTGCCGATCACCACCATGGCCGTGGACACCGTGACCTTCCCGGTCGCAGGCGTCGAGGCGAAGGTGGAGAACGAACCGCGAGACATTCCGACCTGGCAACGCTGGAACGACTACGGCATCGGGCTGTTGCTGAAAGGCAAAGCCGAATTGCGTCAAGCCGAAGCGGCGTTTGTCGAAGTCGAACGGTTGGATCGTTATGACGGGCCCTTAAATCTGGCTCGGGTTTTAAATACGGAAGGCCGCTTGGATGAAGCCGTCGAAGCGCTGCAGCGTGCCGAGGCGTATAGCGACACCGAAGGCTTTCCGCGTTGGACCTGGGCTTGGCTGTCCGGCGTGATCAATTCCCAACAGGGCCGTTTGGAGGAAGCCGAGCAGAACCTCCGTAGCGTGCTGGAAGACCGCACCGAAGACATGCGGAATCGCGGGTTTGACTTCAGCTTGGATATCGAGGTCATCAATCTGTTGGGGCGGACACTGTTCGACTTGGGTAATGTCCGCAGCCGTCAACAACGCGAAGAGGAGAGCCGGCGGTATTACAGCGACGCCGTGGCTCGCTTTGAACGGACGTTGGAGATCGATCCTGAAAACGTCACCGCGCACTACAATCTGCATCTGCTGTACGAAGCTCTTGGTGAACAAGAGAAAGCAGCGGAGCATCAGGTATTGCATCTGCGGTACAAGCCCGACGACAACGCCAAAGGTCGCGCGATTCGCTTGGCCCGGCAAAAGTATCCAGCGGCCGACTACGCGGCGGAAGCCGTGGTCAAATACCAGCTTCAACGGAATCTGGATATCGGCCTTGAAACTCCTACTCCCGAACCGTCAGACGATGCACCGCAAACGCCGTCCGCCCCTCAAACGCAGCAAGGGCAAGATGATGAATAA
- a CDS encoding 3-keto-disaccharide hydrolase — translation MRLPVVGYTNTPMLPGQPWRVHDVLRPRPRAIEPGALSTYEQPGTAPSDATVLLGEQVKLSHWAHQGPDGDADLRVPQWKWVDGSAEVLPNSGSLRTIESYGSCQLHVEWAAPQQVQGNSQERGDSGILLMGKYEVQILDSFNNRTYADGQAAAVYGQYPPLVNAARQPGQWQVYDIVFEAPQFDLEGKLLRSAYLTLFHNGVLVHHHRELLGSAETMQAPQYTAGPPAAPLQLQDHGAPVRYRNIWIRTLGE, via the coding sequence GTGCGGTTGCCGGTGGTCGGGTACACCAACACGCCGATGCTGCCGGGACAACCCTGGCGCGTGCATGACGTGCTGCGACCTCGTCCGCGAGCGATCGAGCCGGGAGCGCTGAGCACCTACGAGCAACCGGGCACGGCGCCCAGCGACGCCACGGTATTGCTCGGCGAGCAAGTCAAACTATCGCACTGGGCGCATCAAGGCCCGGACGGCGACGCGGACCTGCGAGTGCCGCAGTGGAAATGGGTCGATGGGTCTGCCGAAGTTCTGCCCAACAGCGGCTCGCTGCGGACGATCGAAAGCTATGGCAGTTGCCAACTGCACGTCGAATGGGCCGCTCCTCAGCAGGTCCAGGGCAATAGCCAGGAACGCGGCGACAGCGGTATCCTGTTGATGGGCAAGTACGAAGTCCAGATTTTGGATTCGTTTAACAACCGCACCTACGCCGACGGACAAGCCGCCGCGGTGTACGGCCAATACCCGCCGCTGGTCAACGCGGCTCGCCAACCCGGACAGTGGCAGGTCTACGACATCGTCTTCGAAGCCCCGCAGTTCGACCTCGAAGGCAAACTGCTGCGTTCCGCTTACCTGACGCTGTTTCACAACGGCGTGCTGGTCCATCACCACCGCGAACTACTGGGTTCTGCTGAAACGATGCAAGCGCCCCAGTACACCGCCGGTCCTCCCGCCGCGCCGCTGCAACTGCAAGACCACGGCGCCCCGGTACGCTACCGGAATATCTGGATCCGAACGCTGGGGGAGTAG
- a CDS encoding MOSC domain-containing protein codes for MPAQIVSITVGMPQTIDQEKPWSSGFIKAPVVEPLWLGSTNLAGDGQADTEHHGGPHKAVCVYPADHYPYWHDTLELAEFPWGSFGENFTVAGLTETDVCIGDVWAVGEVLVQVSQPRQPCWKLARRWQVKDLALQVQQTGRTGWYFRVLREGQVEAGMPITLAERSEPDWTVAVANHVMHHDKRNHDAAAALAAVPTLSPSWKETLNNRAARNAEVDPQKRLEG; via the coding sequence ATGCCCGCCCAGATCGTCTCCATCACCGTCGGCATGCCGCAAACGATTGACCAAGAAAAACCCTGGTCCAGCGGTTTCATCAAAGCCCCGGTGGTCGAGCCTTTGTGGTTGGGCAGCACGAATCTGGCGGGCGATGGTCAGGCGGACACGGAACATCACGGCGGACCGCACAAAGCCGTCTGCGTGTACCCCGCCGACCATTATCCGTATTGGCACGACACGCTGGAGCTGGCCGAGTTCCCCTGGGGCAGCTTCGGCGAAAACTTTACCGTCGCCGGCCTGACCGAAACAGACGTTTGCATCGGCGACGTATGGGCCGTGGGCGAGGTCCTGGTGCAAGTCTCCCAGCCGCGGCAACCCTGCTGGAAACTGGCTCGCCGTTGGCAGGTTAAAGATCTGGCGTTACAAGTCCAACAGACCGGACGCACGGGCTGGTACTTTCGCGTGCTGCGTGAAGGCCAAGTGGAAGCCGGCATGCCGATCACGCTGGCCGAGCGCAGCGAGCCCGACTGGACGGTCGCCGTGGCCAACCACGTGATGCATCACGATAAACGTAATCACGATGCAGCGGCGGCGCTGGCCGCCGTGCCCACGCTGTCTCCCAGCTGGAAGGAAACCCTCAATAATCGGGCCGCAAGAAACGCGGAAGTCGATCCCCAGAAGCGACTGGAAGGGTAG
- a CDS encoding tetratricopeptide repeat protein, translating into MNVRNQNRSTAVPPPVATLARAWARRAAVATLARAWDSRATVATLARAWVSRTAVATLARAWESHRLATVATKKTVATKNATALLTLLLIGLLTGCDSDREQLRQIQVRQQRRVEAATTVDHLRESHALFTRLGESDLEAASRQINYHLNAWREQQPVESVEPPRELLASWRRLLPTDDAVQAISQREFQPRDVRHFRLQYLLHKISNWVLDQPVLDPWLQQRVESEQLPDDQQYQLQVASRLFDWVIRNIQLQPLVLQSPAPAAPKLPEGLEFRGGGYRQTSWETLWRGSGDVWQRADLFLQLCRHAGLDACLLALPAGDEGEPQPWMCGVRVGDQIYLFDTRLGLPVPGPDEQGIASLAEARQEPSVLRRLRVAGVFDYPYTSSDIQQCVALLNATPELLSDRMRDLTAGLTGEQRMNLSLDAAATAQRLDAISGVAGVRLWQVPLQARIYQQAIEAALRDNLMLNQWYFAQWGLYDEQTPLGQARWRHLEGRFDDDLEQGTEGARVLYMQLRRPEFELADLQLDVELQQLYDLRRQAGEDPRDYERRIAVMQELLRAAKRTATYWLALMHVDEANWSSAEKWLDGRVLEDPQAGAWYPSARYNLARTQERLENWQRAEQLYKTDGDPQEHGNRIRARLIGP; encoded by the coding sequence ATGAATGTTCGAAATCAGAACCGCAGCACCGCCGTCCCGCCACCCGTAGCTACGCTCGCCAGAGCGTGGGCCCGCCGCGCCGCCGTAGCTACGCTCGCCAGAGCGTGGGACAGCCGCGCCACCGTAGCTACGCTCGCCAGAGCGTGGGTCAGCCGCACCGCCGTAGCTACGCTCGCCAGAGCGTGGGAGTCCCACCGTCTGGCGACGGTAGCTACGAAGAAGACGGTAGCTACGAAGAACGCGACCGCTCTGTTGACGCTGTTGCTGATCGGTTTATTGACTGGTTGTGACAGCGACCGTGAACAGCTGCGGCAGATTCAAGTCCGTCAGCAGCGACGTGTCGAAGCGGCTACCACGGTGGATCATCTCCGTGAGTCGCACGCTCTGTTCACACGTTTGGGGGAGTCGGACTTGGAAGCCGCCTCGCGGCAGATCAATTATCACCTCAACGCATGGCGCGAGCAGCAACCGGTGGAGAGCGTCGAGCCGCCGCGGGAGTTGTTGGCCAGTTGGCGGCGGTTGCTGCCCACCGACGACGCCGTTCAAGCGATCTCACAACGTGAGTTTCAGCCCCGGGATGTGCGTCATTTCCGCTTGCAGTATTTGCTGCACAAAATCAGCAACTGGGTGCTCGACCAGCCGGTGCTGGATCCTTGGTTGCAGCAACGCGTGGAAAGCGAACAGCTGCCCGATGACCAACAGTATCAACTGCAGGTCGCCAGCCGCTTGTTCGACTGGGTGATTCGCAATATTCAGCTGCAACCGTTGGTTCTGCAGTCGCCGGCTCCCGCAGCGCCCAAGCTGCCCGAGGGTTTGGAATTCCGTGGTGGAGGTTATCGGCAGACCAGCTGGGAAACTTTGTGGCGCGGTTCAGGCGATGTCTGGCAGCGGGCGGATCTGTTTTTACAGCTGTGTCGGCACGCCGGCTTGGATGCCTGTTTGTTGGCCCTGCCGGCCGGCGACGAAGGCGAGCCGCAACCGTGGATGTGTGGCGTCCGCGTGGGAGACCAGATCTATTTGTTCGACACTCGGTTGGGGTTGCCGGTTCCCGGACCCGACGAACAGGGCATTGCCAGCTTGGCAGAGGCACGCCAGGAACCGAGCGTGCTGCGACGATTAAGAGTGGCCGGCGTGTTCGACTATCCCTACACGTCCAGCGACATCCAGCAGTGTGTGGCGCTGTTGAACGCCACCCCGGAACTGCTCAGCGATCGGATGCGAGACCTGACGGCCGGGCTGACCGGCGAGCAGCGGATGAACCTGTCTCTCGATGCCGCGGCCACGGCGCAGCGACTGGATGCGATCAGTGGTGTGGCCGGTGTGCGGTTATGGCAAGTGCCGCTGCAAGCACGAATCTATCAACAGGCCATCGAGGCTGCGCTGCGCGACAACCTGATGCTGAACCAGTGGTACTTCGCTCAGTGGGGGCTGTATGACGAACAGACACCGCTGGGTCAAGCTCGTTGGCGGCATCTGGAAGGTCGCTTCGACGATGATCTGGAACAAGGCACCGAGGGCGCGCGGGTGTTGTACATGCAACTGCGTCGTCCGGAGTTTGAATTGGCGGATTTGCAACTGGATGTCGAACTGCAGCAACTGTACGATCTGCGTCGTCAGGCCGGCGAAGATCCGCGAGACTACGAACGTCGCATCGCCGTGATGCAGGAACTGCTTCGCGCGGCCAAACGCACGGCCACCTATTGGTTGGCGTTGATGCATGTCGACGAAGCCAATTGGAGCAGCGCCGAGAAGTGGCTCGATGGTCGCGTCTTAGAAGATCCACAAGCCGGAGCCTGGTATCCCTCGGCACGCTACAATCTGGCTCGTACCCAAGAGCGTCTGGAAAACTGGCAACGCGCCGAACAGCTTTACAAAACCGATGGCGATCCCCAAGAACATGGCAACCGGATCCGAGCCCGCTTGATCGGCCCCTGA